The following coding sequences are from one Deltaproteobacteria bacterium HGW-Deltaproteobacteria-4 window:
- the fumC gene encoding class II fumarate hydratase, with the protein MATRQESDSMGTVEVPADAYWGAQTQRALQHFAIGTERMPIEVIHALVLVKKSCAQVSVAGGQLAAERAALIVAACDEILSGSFDEHFVLPVWQSGSGTQSNMNVNEVIANRANELAGGQRGDKAPIHPNDQVNLSQSTNDAFPTAMHLAALTVLHQRLLPALTEMIALFQSKAQAYADVVKIGRTHLQDATPLTVGQEISGWISLLERDVARLHAAAAGLCDLAIGGTAVGTGLNAPQGFGAAVAAQLAIATGLALRSHPNKFAALASHDELLFFHAALATLAASLTKIANDIRWLASGPRCGLGELLLPENEPGSSIMPGKVNPSQCEALLMICMQVQGNQVAMTLAGSNGNFQLNVCKPVLIRNALESLRLLGDGCRSFTTHLLSGLEIDRERIAAHLANSLMLVTALSPRLGYDKAAEIAHLALHHRLTLRQACLQLGYLDGESFDALVRPEKMIGG; encoded by the coding sequence GACGCAGCGGGCTCTGCAGCACTTTGCCATCGGTACGGAGCGGATGCCGATCGAGGTGATCCATGCGCTGGTGCTGGTCAAGAAGAGTTGTGCGCAGGTGAGCGTAGCGGGGGGGCAGCTGGCGGCGGAGCGCGCCGCCTTGATTGTGGCCGCTTGTGACGAAATCCTCAGCGGCTCCTTTGACGAACACTTTGTCCTGCCGGTCTGGCAAAGCGGCAGCGGCACCCAGAGCAACATGAACGTCAACGAGGTTATCGCCAACCGCGCCAACGAACTCGCCGGCGGACAGCGCGGCGACAAAGCGCCGATCCATCCCAACGATCAGGTCAATCTGTCCCAGTCGACCAACGATGCCTTCCCCACCGCCATGCATCTCGCCGCCTTGACTGTACTCCACCAGCGCCTCTTGCCGGCCCTGACCGAGATGATCGCGCTTTTTCAATCCAAGGCGCAGGCTTACGCCGATGTCGTCAAGATCGGCCGCACCCATCTCCAGGATGCCACCCCCCTCACCGTCGGCCAGGAGATCTCCGGTTGGATCAGTCTGCTGGAACGGGATGTGGCGCGCCTGCATGCTGCCGCCGCCGGTCTTTGCGATCTTGCTATCGGCGGCACCGCCGTCGGCACCGGCCTGAATGCCCCGCAGGGCTTTGGCGCGGCGGTGGCAGCGCAACTCGCGATTGCCACCGGTCTAGCGCTCCGCTCCCACCCCAACAAGTTTGCCGCCCTTGCCAGTCACGACGAACTCCTCTTCTTTCACGCCGCCCTGGCGACGCTGGCAGCGTCCCTGACCAAGATTGCCAATGATATTCGCTGGCTCGCTTCCGGACCCCGCTGTGGCCTCGGCGAACTCCTCCTCCCCGAGAATGAGCCGGGGTCGTCGATCATGCCGGGCAAGGTCAATCCGAGTCAATGTGAAGCACTGTTGATGATCTGTATGCAGGTGCAGGGGAATCAGGTGGCGATGACGCTGGCGGGGAGTAACGGGAATTTTCAACTGAATGTCTGCAAGCCGGTGCTGATCCGTAATGCCCTGGAGTCGCTGCGCCTCCTCGGCGACGGTTGCCGCAGCTTCACGACCCATCTCCTGTCCGGACTGGAAATCGACCGGGAACGGATTGCCGCCCATCTCGCCAACTCTCTGATGCTGGTGACGGCGCTCAGTCCCCGTCTCGGTTACGACAAAGCGGCAGAGATTGCCCACCTTGCCCTGCATCACCGCCTCACTCTGCGCCAGGCCTGTTTACAGCTCGGTTATCTTGACGGTGAAAGCTTCGATGCTCTGGTCCGTCCGGAAAAGATGATTGGGGGGTAG